The stretch of DNA CTGCTCGATcgccgcattgaccatgacagagaaagttgagcagagaatctgcgtcaaattctgtcaaaagcttggtgatacctgctcagaggcctacgcaaagtttttaaaaagttttcatcgttcttgacacaatcaaggagatcatGTGCAACTGATATCCGAGTGtgcttttggtcagctgaaagcagttttggcacaaacttggcagatatgCGTATCATACGCaagtcttcagtgataatggactgaaatgAACtgtaatctgcacatcctctgataactcaggTTATGTTGAtttgacgatttcccctcacagctgcatgcacatctgcgatgtttttctcagttctgctggttgcgggtctcactgaatgttcgtcaatatcgacattttttcggccatcttggaaacatcttgTACACATATGAGCGGCTCACAAactcttctccatacactttctgaaactttgagtaggcctctgagcaggtatcgccatgacaactttctctgtcacgatcaatgcgacgatcacactctacacacgttccttccaagcactgttgtaagagcggaagtgaactagaacgttaaaacttacaGCGCTTGCACAACAGAGTTctaggtcaatctttgccaagcggcttcactctgcatgttttagctttgttactatggcaaccgtccggatacttattgatcagacctcgtataagtagaaatattttcagtgaagGAAACTTGGAAATttgtaacctctatacatccatTCCTTCTTTTCTCAAAAGCATTAATGATTCAAATGAATTATAATTGGCACAACTGGAGACTGAAACCGAACAGCAGTCTCATACCGTTCAATgttattcaaaataatgaaatctCGAAGTAATGTAGTGAGGTAGATTCAATGATCTATACTACCCACTACAAACATTAATCCAGCGGTTCATGTTTTGTAAGTGTGATATAATTAACTGGTGTGATCTTATTACATATTGGTACTATTTCGTTAAATCTGTGGGAAGATGaaaagaaagcaaagttgactttgatgaGATTTTGTCTCTCAACAAtagaataatgatgaaaatatatgttGAGGCGAACtgctttaaattttgaaatagcaaatattctataataatggtttcagatattGGCATACGGCCAAATTTTGGTACAACGGCCGAATTTTAAGTGAAGGAAGTCGATTAATTCGaagaaaatcgataaattcaacaAAAATGGATGAAAAGTTAAGTCGactcgagctcggcggaattcaaactcagaatgtaaaaagccggAAGAGATGCTTCTAGTCATTCTGTCCGGCGcaataacgattctaccagttcggcACTTTACTAATACTTcatcgcaataataataattaaaaaaaaaaaaactattttaaaatagcATAAAATTGACAAAACGAGAAAACAAATAATagtttaagggagataactcttctTCCCAACATTGCAGTTACGCTACTTGTATAATCTTGATGGCATCTTTTAAATAGGCCACGTTTTAAACAGTAGAATATACTATTGTAAGGGGGTTTTATTCatagaaggaaataaaaattattatttactgcATAGTTTCTGGAAAATATGATGGTGGAGAGTTCTCTGAATAAAACTGCATCACAATACGCTAATTATTGGGTTTAAAATATCTCAGGGGATAACTTTTCCCTTAATACATCCAAGAGAAAAATGTATTCCAAATTCCCTTTAATCTTCATGTCACAGTCCAGCATGGAGTCAGTGTGATTCAACAACTTTCTGGTTATACACACAAGAGGAATTAATATTTACTCCAAATGGATATTACTTATCAGTGGCGGAGTCACAGGGGCGATTTCCTAAGGCGCAGCATTTCCAAATaaaacataatagtaataataataataataataataataaatatgataaaaatagtTACGCGACCCCCCAGCAATACTTGCCGTGACCTGGGAGCTGGAAACCCTCGCTATGTCACGGGTCCTTTAACTATGGATTCGTTATCACACTGGTGTTACAATTAAAGCTCCGGGGCCTTCGGCTTATCCTCTATTCGAGTGACTCGAATTTTTGGAGCTTTTTCATCTcttaaaaaaagattttcttacATGGTCATAATCTTTCTGTGGGGAATAATTCACCCGGGTTCGCGCCTTCGGTTATATGCTCGCCGCGGCACCGTCCTACTCGATCGGGCATCGGAAAGTCACCTTGCCGGTAATTGTCACATCAGAGACAAGCTAGGACAAGATATAATAATATGGGTCACAGGCTCAGGAATGTTGGATCACCATGATCTTAAGTGCAAGTAAAAGATTCTcaaaatgttcaatgccattcTCCAtatagctgggtttttttttatcagattgaCCTTCTCCTTGAGATATGCTTTAACAAAAACTGAGATGTGCTTCACACCCAGTGTGCTTCCAGTACTCCGGGCACCTACCCGGAATTCCTGAGGGCCCGTGTTATTACTATATAGTCGTTGAACTTACACTAGGTTCATCCGTTCTTTTGATAGGTCTTGTTTGTAGTCCTGCTAGGTTTCGATCAGGACAGACTGTTACCTTTTCATGAGGAGGAATAGAAACACTTACGTCTCTTTTAAGAGCATTTGTTATTAGTGGGAGAAGATAAATGGAATGCCTACAACAAAGTAGATATACTTTGGTTTTATAACAgatgatggattaagtctaccaatCAAGAACAGGAACGGTTCTTCGGATAGGCTTTGAACCCAATtatcctcacaaggctttggtcaacttgaaGCCGCGCAGTGAGATCGAACTCAAACTCGCGTAAATGCAAAACGGAACTCTTTAGCCACACAGCCAGGTATATTATATAAGCAATGTAAAAGATAAATCTTTAATTATCGTAACGGTTTCATTCTTTAATTACACGCAGCATGTATATGTTTAGGAGAACATTTAGTCTTTGTTTGCAGGCAAAGGGCAACTGTGGATATGTTTAGGTCTATTAAAATGCACTAGTATAATACAATTTCTGCAAGAATGCACGATCAATTGACATTAATTGttaaatacagaaaaacagaTATTCATGTTTGACCAGTgcaatttctataataaaaaaccAACAGAAACAACACAGCACAAAATGAGTTATAAGAAATAACTGTAATGGACCAATGGCATGAATTTAGATACGTTACGGGGAAATGTACTGAATTCTATTTGCAAAAAACTctaaattaataacattttctttcttcgtactagaaatattacaaaaatgcGGCATCATTTGTTAGCAAATGACAAAGGGAAGGGAAATAATTTTTAGAAATTAATCTCTTTTGTCGGCAAGGGTCACATAAAGACATGATACAATCTATAAGACATCATTAAAACAGCATAGTCTCATCAAGCCGGTTTGATCAGTTGACATAAGTTCTTACATATaaaaaagttacaaatattttttgGCCAATATAATTTGAGACATTTATTCCAGATTTCTTGACATTACTCCCCCGCCGTGTCGTTTAGAgtcactgtgtgtgtatagatgttttGTTAATACGATATAGGTTTAAAGCTTATATGAATCCAATACCACATATGCATTTGTGCTAAAATGATATCTCCCTTAACCAAGGGGAGGTAATTCTCATTTTTAGATCGACCAACATGGCGACTCTAGGTCGCACATTTTCAAGTCTTCGTCCGAGGTTTTTACTTTCGAATGGGACTAAATCTTTTCAAAGATCCTTCTTGTCGCCTGTACCAACTTTCAATGCCGGTAATTTAAACTTAGTGTGTCCAGAAAAACTTCCAGAAGCGCCTCCTGAATATCCAGGATATAAAGTGTGTAAAGAAGATTTTAAATACGTTGAGAGGCTTTTGCCGAAGGAGATCGTCCCTCCACCACCAGCCGAATCGGTAACAGGGGTTCCTACACCATCAGGATGGATACCGCCTAATGAGAATGGCTCAAAACATCCTTATTTCGTGAAACGAACCAAAAATCATATGTTGCCTTTATATCTGGAAGTAAAGTTCCACGGGTCTCGCATCCTCACCAAAATTTGTAAAATCGATGGGAATATCTGGAAACTCGAGTCAGATTTAAGGACATATTTGCAAGAGAGAAGTACAAAAGACATATATACCCAAGTCCATGAAGTATCAAGTTTTATAAGGGTGAGAGGAGATTATTGTGAAGACGTATGTAAGTTCCTTCTATCTAAAGGATTCTAAATATCTGAAGTTAACTACAAACTGTTCTTCAGAAATGATCGAAGGACATTTTAGTCTTTGGGTGAACTATTTGTTTCTGAGTAACTCTGTTGACCTTTTTGTTGATAAGAGCTTATATTCCTTATGCTGACAGAGTTACTATTGTATTACTGTATTATATCTAGTTTTATATTTCATCTCCACTATTCCTTGTAGttggattaaaatttttttactcaAACTACATGCATCATGTGTATGTTATTATTTCTCCTGTAGAATTGATATCGTTCAATTTCAGTAAAACGGTATGCTGATTCGAAGACTCTTTTTCAGGTGCAAAGAATCTACAGTCTCGACACCGAATTTTTTATTACTAGTCAGTATTGAGATTTTTCGATAAAATCTTACCCAACGATAAAAAGGATGCTTAGAAATTTTTTAAGAGTTCGCAACAAATCCCTTTTTACCAAGGTTAAAATTTCATATAGATTCAAAATTTGTATCCAACCTGTCATCAATATACATTTTCGTAATTTTAACCCTCACAGATTGTTAATTTGATATTATTGCTTggatattatgattataaaaaaataagaaggcAGTTTCAGATTATGATTATAACTTTTGCTattcttaaaaaacaaacaaagaaaacaacatttttaaaaaaagttacgaGGAAGCAAACTCAAAGAGCTGTACACTTGTATCGGTATACCCATTTCTCTGTATTCTTAACCTGTTTTATTATTTGCTCTATTATTTTATACCTGTCTTCCACTTTAGAACATCCACAACTTCTGTGTTCTGTTTCTCTCTTAACTAAGAGTATTAACTTCACATTGTATGTAAATTGTCTACACAATGATATTTGCCATCCCTTCTCTAGTTTCTTAGTTAACCACTAAAGCTTAAACCTACAGAGAAAGAATATAGTGTTCTGATACTGTGacatttttctcatatatattagGGACAGAAGTGAAATGGATTTGTTTCAACTGGATGTCAACATAGTACAGACTTAAGATAGGAACAATTTATTGTAATTTTGATggtaattcattcatttttttttttaccatgctggcattggttggtaAGTttgttacacaatatatatgatgcatattgCGATCATTAGTCCCCGTCCCTTATTCTTAGATCTGCATTTCACACATTTGCCCTGTCTTACTAGGTTACTTTTTGCCTGAGTAACTACCATTGACAGTAATTTTTACACTCATTGTCCATTCACATAacatttctcatcatcatcatcgtttaacgtccgctttccatgctagcatgggttggacaattttgactgagggctggcgaaccagatggctgcaccaggctccaatcttgatctggcataatttctacacctggatgcgcttcctaacgccaaccactccgagagtgttgtgggtgctttttttacgtgccaccggcatgggggccagtcaggcggtactggcaatgacctcgctcgaatctttttacatgtgccagtgaagcgacattggtgacgatcacgcttgaatcgtgcccttttacatgccacgggtacggaagccagttggctgctctggcaacgatcacgctcaaatggtgctcttggcaccctactagcacatgcacaagtgccagtaaggcaacgctggtaacgatcatactcgaatggtgcccttttatgtgccactggcacggaagccggttagccgctctgtcaacgatcatacttgtatggtgctctttacaccctgctagcacggatgccagtcactgaattgattttgattttgatttcacttgcctcaacaggtcttcgcaagcagagtttagtgaccaaagaaggaaaaggtacgcataagtgggctggttacgctcctggtgtaggccacaggttatggtctcatttggcttgccgagtcttctcaagcacagcatatttccaaaagtcccgatcgctagtcatttccttggtgaggcctaatgtttgaaggtcgtgctttaccacttcatcccaggtcttcctgggtctacctcttccacaggttccctcaaccgctagggtgtggcactttttcacacagctatcctcatccattctcgccacatgaccataccagcacagtcgtctctcttgcacaccacatctaatgcttcttaggtccaacttttctctcaagatacttacactctgttgagtatgcacactgacattgcacatccatcgaatcatactggcttcattccttgcgagcttacgtatgtcctcagcagtcacagcctatgtttcattgccatgttgcatggctgttcgtacacatgcatcatacagtctaccttttactctgagcgagaggccctttgtcaccagcagaggtaaaagctctctgaactttgcccagactattcttattctagcagctacactttcagcgcaccctcctccactactgacttggtcacctaggtaacagaagctatcaaccacTTCTAGATGTTCAAAATCACCttgcatatattaataaatactgTTCAATATGAGTCTGCTCACTCAGCTCATTTGTGTTCTACTTTTCATGCACTTTAACATTACGTATTCACTGAACCATATACACTTGTTTTTGCTGATCCATGTTTTATGAGCAGCAATACACTTGTTGCATAAGCTTCTTAGTTTGATTAGGTAATAAAAACTATCATCTCCATCTGAgtaattcatatattttgtttcatgggTGTGCTCACTACCAAGAAATCCCATTTCATCTTATATCTGTTGTTTGCAGTAGGTACACAAATTTGACTCTCTACCAAATCTTTTCCTTCATGTTAAGCAAGGTCACTTCCCAGATGACAATGACAT from Octopus sinensis linkage group LG2, ASM634580v1, whole genome shotgun sequence encodes:
- the LOC115226854 gene encoding 39S ribosomal protein L49, mitochondrial-like, coding for MATLGRTFSSLRPRFLLSNGTKSFQRSFLSPVPTFNAGNLNLVCPEKLPEAPPEYPGYKVCKEDFKYVERLLPKEIVPPPPAESVTGVPTPSGWIPPNENGSKHPYFVKRTKNHMLPLYLEVKFHGSRILTKICKIDGNIWKLESDLRTYLQERSTKDIYTQVHEVSSFIRVRGDYCEDVCKFLLSKGF